The Archangium primigenium genomic interval AGTTCGAGCAGACACCCGTCCGCGTTCAACAGCCGCTCCTTGATGTCTGACCGTGCCCAGTTGTCGATGGGGACGATTCCTTCGGTGCCCGTGTAGTACGCCAGCTTTTCCTGACCTGTGTGTCGTTGATACAGGTCCCAAGCTCGATGAACGACATGCCCTATCTTTCGATGAGGGGCTTTCATGAAGAAGGCGATGAGAATCCCATCGCTCAAGATGTGAAGGCCGCCGGGTGAGCGTCCTTCAAATCGGGGAAGCGGGTGGTTCATCGGATGAGTTCCCATGGGGAAATGCGAGAGGCGGAGCCAAAAGCCTCCTGGTAGACCATCCCCTGGGTCCTATCCTCATGGGGATGGCCGGGTGGGTAGACGGTCCAGACTGGAGCTGTCATGCGAAGACAAGGGAATTTGAAGTCGTAGACCGCTTGAGGTTTCAAAGGATCCCCTATGTGGATGACGACATCGGGCGCTAGGGTTCCCTTCAAATCAAGGCCTTGATTTTGTCTCAACGAAGCAACGCGCTCTTGATCGCTCACGAGTTCGATTCGTTGTGTCTCGCGGTCGTACCGGTAGCGCTGTTCTAGACTGAAGCGTCCCGGAAACGTTTCTCCCAGTCGTTCTTCAACGCATGCTCGCGCCGCCCGATGCTTCTCCTGCCCGATTTGAGTGGCTCGGGTGATGTCGTTCCCACGAGAGTCCTTCCCCAAGACCTCGCGGCATTGCGACCGAGTCGGCTCGCCGCCGAAGTGCTTCTGGTTCACGGCCTCGTGGGCCTCAAGGGCGCATTCCTTCAAGATCTTCTCCACCGCGTCCCGAGTCGTGACGGGCAGGACGGCCTCGTCGGAGGCGAGGGTCGCGGCCGCGATCAAGGTGCCCGTGGTCATCGACGTGCCGGACAGGCCTGGCTCGGCGCCACAGGACTGGGGTCGCGCGGCGTGCTGCTTCACACAGCAGGAGTACGTGCTGTCGGCCGGGGTGCAGAGCGCCTCCTCGGCCAGACAGCCCGCGAGCAGGGCCAGCCCGCCCACGAGCCCGAGCAGGCGCCGCGCGCTCACCACGCGTCGTTGTCGCGCGGGCCTCCCTGCGGCCAGACGAGCGAGGCGGCCTCGTACAGGCTGGCATCGCGGAAGCGCACGCGCGCCGAGGTGTCCTTCTCCAGCGTCGCCTGCACGTCCGGGGGCAGCTGGGCGTACAGGTCCTGGCCGAGCAGCTCCTCGATGCGGTCCACCGACGTGCGCGAGGCCTCGAGGAAGGGCGTGATGTCCGACTTCTTCGTCGGCGCGTTCGGGATGTTCGGCACCACGTACGCGAACATGCTCAGGTTGCCGTTGGGCAGCTCCAGGAGCACCGTCTTGAACTGGTGCGTGGGCACGTCGATGCGGCGCGCGTTGGCGCCCGTGGTGCTCCGCGCCTCGGGCGGCAGCGGCTTGCCCTGGGCGTCCAGGTAGAGGTTGCCGGTGAGGATGGACGCCTTGCCCCCCGTGGACTCCACCAGGTCGTTGATGGCCGCCTCGAGCGTGCGCCACGTCTGGCGGTTCATGTCCGGGTGCTGCGGCGCCACGTTGCTCAACAGGTGGCTCTCGTCCATCGCCTCCTGGGTGGGCGAGTCGTCCGCCGGCTTCATGTGGCCCCGGTCATAGCCCGTGTTCGTGTAGTCCGAGTCCACCACCGCGTCCCGGCCCAGCTCCGGATCCGGCTGGAAGCGGCTCTCGCTCCGGTTCACCGCGGCGGGGGTCTCCTGGATGTCCGCCGCGGACAGCAGGTAGCTCACGAAGGTGGGCACGTTCGTCCCATCGCCCATCGTCGTGCGCATGTACTCCTTCACCATCGACAGGCCGCCGCCCTCGCCCAGGGGACGCAAGGGGTCCGCCTCGCCCGCGCTCTCGGCGATGCGGCTCGCGAACACCGCCTCGCGCTGATCCGGCATCCACGCGGTGCCGTCCACCCGGCCGTCCTTCACGTCCGTCAGGAAGGCGTTGAGCTCGGTGCGGCTCACCTGCCCGTCCCCATTGCCCGCGAGCGTGTCCGCGCGGTGCGCCACCGTGTTCTGCCAGGCGCTGTCGAAGCCATCCACCGCCACCGCCTGGCGTCCCCCGCCGAGCCGCTCGTCCAGCGCCGCCCGCTGGCCCTGGAGCGCCGCCGAGGTGAGGAAGCGCGCGTCGTCCGGCTCGGCCAGGTAGCGCTCCACCTCCGCCGCCGAGACGCCGCCATTGCCCCGGCGCTCGCCCGGGGACGTGGCCGCGCCGTCCGCCGCGCGCAGCAGGTCCGCCTGCCAGCTGCCCTCCGCCCAGCCGAACTTCCGTTGCAGCTCGGCGATGGGCACCTCCTTCTCGGCGGCCCGCGCCCAGCTCCCACCCGGAGCGGGCACGGTATTGCCCACCTTCACCGACACCTCACGGGGCGGAACGAAGGACGTGCGGGGGGGGCGCAGCTGCATCCGGGAGGCCTTCCGTGGGCTTCATCCCGCGCGGAATGAAGGGTGGGGGGTCACGGAATTGTCGTCCCCGGCCCGGGGAAGTTGCTAGCGCGGACGCTCGGTCTGGGCGCGCTGCACGGTCTGGACGAGCTGGGCCTCGGCCTGGAGGCGCGTCACGTAGGGGGGCGGCAGCCGGGCGTAGGCGGCGGCCCGGGCCAGGGCGCCGAGGAAGTCCTGACTGACCGGGCCCCGGTCGGGCGAGGCCGGGGCGGGGGGGGTGAAGGCCTGGGCGGTGACGAGGGCGCCGGACGCGGTGCGCACGTGCACGGGGTGCGCGTGGGTGGCCTGGGCCAGTTGTTCCTCCAGGGCCCGCACCTGGGGCCAGAAGGGCGGGGGCACGGCCCGGAGGCGTCCGGCGAGCCGCTGACCGGGCGCGGCCACCAGCCGGGCCACCCGGCCGTCCCAGTCCGGCGCCCTCACGTCGTAGACGAGCTCCACGTCCAGGGCCTCGGCCAGCTCGCCCTCGGGCACGGCGGGCAGGAGCACCCCCTGGAGCCGCTCGCGCACGAGGCCGGGCGCGAGGGACAGCGAGAAGCAGAACCAGGAATGGGAGGAGGCGGGGCCGGACATGCGGCGCGCAGTGTGCGCACGTCGGGCCCCGCGTTTCCACTGTGCCGCCGGACGCTACGCGGCGCTCACGCGCGCTCCACGCGCACGCGCGCGGGCAGGCCGTTGAGGCTCACCTCTTCCTCGGTGGTGAAACCCTCGGGGCCCACATGAAGCGCGGCCGTGAGCGTCTCGCGGGAGATGAGCTCGCGCGCCTCCTCGGTCACCTTGCGCACGCGGGCATCGCCGTCCACCCACAGGCGGATGCGGTCCGTGTAGCCGAGCGCCAGGTCCTTGCGCGCCGCCTGCACGCGCGCGAGCAGCTCGCGCACCAGGCCCTCGTCCACGAGCGCCTCGGTCAGCTCGGTGTGGAGCACCACCACGCCCACGCCCGAGCCCGCCGCCGCGTAGCCCGCGTTGGCCTCCACGAGCACCTCCAGCTCCTCGGCGGGGAACACCATGGCCTCGCCATTCACGGTGAGGGCCACCTTGCCCTCGCGCGCGAGCTCGCCCTGCAGCAGCCGGCTGTCCGCGGCGTCGAAGGCCTTGCGCACCGGGGCGAGCTTGGGCCCCAGGCGGCTGCCCATGGCGCGCAGGTTGGGGCGGACCTTGTAGCGCACCACGTCCGCCTCCTGGCCCGCCTCGAGGAAGCGCACCGCGTGCACGTTGAGCTCGTCGGCGAGCAGGTGCTCGTAGCCGGCCACGCGCTCCTGCAACTCGCGCCGCGCGAGCACCACGTCCACGCGCGCGAGCGGCTGGCGCACCTTGAGCCGGTTGTCCGTGCGGACCTTGAGGCCGAGCGACACGAGCTCGCGCACCGCGCCCATCTCCGTGGACAGGGCCTCGTCGATGAGGGACGTGTCCGGCTCGGGGAAGCGGCCCAGGTGGACGCTCTCCGGCTGGCTCGTGGGCCAGGGCTGGCGCACGAGGTTGCCCCACATCTCCTCGGCGAAGAACGGGGTGAAGGGCGCGCTCAGGGCCGTGAGCGTGGTGAGCACCTCGTACAGGGTGAAGTACGCGTCGCGCTTGTCCGCCTCCAGGCCCGGGGCCCAGAAGCGCTCGCGGCTGCGGCGCAGGTACCAGTTGGACAGCGCGTCCACGAGCGCCACCAGCCGCTGGGCGGCGTCGTACACGTGGTAGGCGTCCAGGGCGCGCGTCACGTCGCGCAGGGCGAGCTGCACCTCGGAGAGGATCCACCGGTCCAGCACCGGGCGCTCGGCGGGTGGGCGCCAGCCGGTGCTCTTCTGGATGGCGCGCCAGGGCGCCTCGGTGGCCTCCGGGTTGCCCTGGGCCGGGGAGAAGCCGTCGATGTTCGCGTAGATGGTGAAGAAGGAATAGACGTTGCGCAGCTTGATCTGGAAGTCCTTCTGCAACAGGCGCACGTTGCTCAGCGAGTGGCGCGTGTTGGACCAGGTGGGGCTGGCCGCGAAGAAGAACCAGCGGAACGCGTCCGCGCCCGGCGCCTTGCTCGCCGGATCCTTGAGCACCACGCGCTCGGCGGCGGCCAGGCGGGGCACCTCCACCGGCATCACGTCCGCGCCCCGCGCCGAGGGCTTCACCCCCAGGGCCGCCAAATCCTGGGCGGCGAGCAGCACCACGCGGCGCTTGAGCTTCTTGTGCGCCTTCACCGTGAGGGTGAGCGCGTTGCCCGGCGCGTCCGGGCGGAACACCTGGAGCTTCACGCCCTCCTGCAGGTCCAGGCCCTCCAGGTCCTCGCGGGCGATGAGCGCCTCGCCGGCCACGCCCGGCACGCCCGCCCGGGCGTCGTCGAGCACGGCGAAGTCCATGCGCACCTCGTCGAGGATGATCTCCGGCGGGGTGTAGTTGCCCTTGGACTTGGACTCCTTCTTGCCCTCCTTGTCGGACACGTGGCCGAGCACGATGCAGTTCTTGTAGGGCAGCGGGAAGTCGCGCGCCGGGGTGATGCCCTGGCGCTGCTGCGTCTCCTCGTCGAACACGAGCGTGCTGATCATGAGCAGCGAGTAGAACCAGCCGCGCGTCTGATCGATCGCCTCGGAGATGAAGTCCGCGGGGAAGGCGCGGGTGAACTTCTCGTGCGAGCCCGGGGCGTGGGGGTAGCCCCACTGCGCGAAGGGCATGCAGCCCGAGTCGAACCACACGTCCACCACCTCGGGCACGCGCACGAAGCGGCCCGGGGTGCCGGGCTTCTCGTAGGTGACCTTGTCGATCCACGGCTTGTGGACGATGAGGTGCTCGGCGCCCGCGGAGTCCGGCTTGCTCGCGAGGAACGCCTTGAGCTCGGCCTCCACCGCGGCGAGCGTGTTGCCCGGCTGCGCGCGCAGGGACTCGAGCGAGGCGTGGGCCTCCACCTCACCCGTCTCGGAGTGGACCCACAGGGGGAGCGGCGTGCCCCAGTAGCGCTCGCGCGAGAGCGCCCAGTCCACGTTGTTGGCCAGGAAGTCGCCGAAGCGGCCCTCCTTGATGTGCTCGGGCACCCAGTTGACCTGGCGGTTGTTCGCGATGGCCTTGTCCTTCACGGACGTGGTGCGGATGTACCAGGCGGGCCGGGCGAACTGGATGAGCGGGTCGTCATCCGCGCGCCAGCAGAACGGGTAGTCGTGGCGGTACTGCTCGATGAGCAGGAGCCGGCCGCGCTCCTTGAGCTCGCGCTGGATGTCCTTGTCCGCGTCCTTCACGAAGCGGCCGGTGAGCGCGGGGAAGTCCTCGCCGAAGGTGCCGTCCGGACGGATGGCGCAGAACATCTCCACGGCGGCGGGGTCGGCGAAGCGCGCGCGCTCGCGGCGGAAGGCCTCGTAGTCGTCCTCGCCGAAGGAGGGGGCGATGTGCACGATGCCCGTGCCGCTCGTGAGGGTGACGAAGTCCGCGCCGATGACGCGCCAGGCGGGCGTGTCCGTGCCGCCCTGGGCGAGCGGCAGCCGGGTGTCGCCCACGCGCCGGGCATAGACGTCATAGGGCGGCTGGTAGCGCCGGCCCACCAGCTCGCTGCCCTTGTGCGTGGCGAGCACCGGCAGGTCCTTCTTGAGCTTCTTGGCCAGCTCCTCGCGCAGGGCGGCGGCGAGGATGAGCTTGCGCTCGCCCGCGTCCACGGTGACGTAGTCCACGCCGGGGTTCACCGCGGCGAACATGTTGGAGGGCAGCGTCCAGGGCGTGGTGGTCCAGATGACCAGGGCCGTGTCGGGGGCGTCCACCAGGGGCAGGGCCACGTAGGCGCTGGGGTCGTCCACGGTGCGGTAGCCCATGCCGACCTCGCCGGAGCTCAGCGCGGTGCCGCCCTGGGGCCACCACCAGACGATCTTGTGGCCCCGGTAGAGCAGGCCCTTGCGGTACAGCTCGGCGAGCGCCCACCAGACGCTCTCCACGTAGCCCCGGTGGTAGGTGACGTAGGCGTCCGGCAGGTCCACCCAGAAGCCGATGCGCTCGGTGAGCCGCTCCCACTCGGAGGTGTAGCGGAAGACGGACTCGATGCAGCGCTCGGTGAAGGGCTCCACGCCGTAGCGCTCGATCTCCGCCTTGCCGTGGATGCGCAGCTCCTTCTCCACCTCCACCTCCACGGGCAGGCCGTGGGTGTCCCAGCCCGCCTTGCGCGGGACGCGGTAGCCCTGGAGGCTCTTGTAGCGGGGAAAGAGGTCCTTGATGACGCGCGTGAGCACGTGCCCGTTGTGGGGCAGGCCGTTGGCGGTGGGCGGGCCCTCGTAGAAGACGAAGCTCGGGGCGTCGTCCCGGCCCTGGAGTGTGCGCTCGAAGATGCGGCGCTCCTTCCAGAAGGAGAGGACGCGGCGCTCGTCCGCGGGGAAGTCCAGTTCAGCGGGAACGGCGGTGAACAGGGGGGCAGGAGGAGACATGGGGGCCTGTCGTAGCACCGGTGGGGCTTCCTGGGCACCCTCTCGTCCACTCCGCCTATACTGGCCCCGCCGCGCGGGAGGGGTCCGGGATGTCCAAGACGATTGGGGTGGGGCTCGTGAGCGAGACCGTGCTCTCCCGGTGGGGGGACCGGCTCAACCCCCTGGTGGTCAAGGAGGTGCGCCAGGGCCTGCGCTCGCGGGCCTTCTGGGCCTTCTTCGGGCTGATGCTGCTGGCGTGCTTCGGCATCGCCCTGATGGCCTTCATCTCCACCCTGGACGAGGGCGGCGGGCTCAAGCCCCTGGGCCAGGGCGTCTTCTTCGCCTTCTTCCTGTGCCTGGCCGTGGTGCACTTCGTCGTCATCCCCTACACCGCCTACCGCTCCCTGGCGCGCGAGCGCGAGGACGACACCTGGGTGCTGCTCGTGCTCACGGGCCTGGGTCCCCGGCGCATCCTGCGCGGCAAGGTGGCCTCCTTCCTGATTCAGGCCGGGCTGTACGCCTCCGCCATCGGGCCCTTCCTGCTGTTCAGCTACTACCTCAACGGCATCGAGCTGCCCGCCATCCTCCTGGTGCTCGCGTTGGGCGCCAGCTGGCTCGTCTTCCTCACCGTGGTGGCGGTGTGCGCGGCGACGTTCGGGGACAACCGCATCGGCCGCGCGCTGGTGCACTTCGCCCTGCTGGGGGGCCTGGGGCTGGCGTGCGTGTATGGCCTGACCGCGGCCTACGTCCTGAGCGACGAGGGCCTGCGCGCCTTCTCGCGCGAGCGCGCCCTGGTGCGCTTCACCCTCGGCTTCCTGTGGATGATGCTCACCGGCGGGTGGCTGCTCTTCGAGACGGCCGCCGCGCGGCTGTCCCTGCCCACGGAGAACTACACGCGCGGGCCCCGGCTGGCGTTGTGTGTCCAGACGGTGCTCTCGGCCCTGCTGGTCCTGGGATTGTGGCTGGAGGCGCTGCCCCGCTCCGGGGCGGAGGACGTGGGGGTCCTGGGGTGCCTGTATCTGACCGTGTGCGGCCTCGTGCTGGCCACGGATGCCGATGGCCAGGCGCGGGCCCTGCGCGCGGCGACCCGCCCCTGGTCCCTGTTGCGGCCTGGCGCGCTGCGCGGACTGCGGCTCGCCGTGGTGCTGCTGCTGGGGTGGGGGGCGTTCAGTGCCCTGCTCTACCAGCTCACCCCCGTGGGGTCGAGCTGGCACAAGACCTCCCTGGCGGGGGTGCTCGCGCCTCCCGTGTACGGGCTGCTCTACCTGTCCCTGCCGCTGTGGCTTGTCCGGCTGATGCGCGTGAGCCCGTCCGCGTCGCCCCTGGTGGTGCGGGTGCTGTTCGTGCTGCTCGTGGGGCTCGCGGGCATCCTGCCACCCCTGTTCGCCCTCGTCGTGAGCGGGAGCGCCAGCGACACGCTCATCAACCTGCTCAACCCCTTCCTCGGGCTGGCCAACTTCGTGGAGGGGGACTACCACCGGATGGGCGCGGGGACGGATTGGACGCTGTGGACGTTCATGGCCCTGCTCACCGGGCTCTCCGTCTTCCTCGCGGACCGCGCCCTCGCGGCGCGTGAGCGCGAGGTGCACGCTTCCGCCCCATGAGCGCTCCGCCCGACTTCGACGAGGCCGAGGTGGGCCGCCTGGCGCCGGGGCTCGCCCTGGCCCTGCCGCGCACCCCGCACCGGGGCCGGGTGGGCGAGGTGCGCGCGGCCTCGGCCGGGGCCTCGCTGGAGCTGCATGACTTCCGCGTCTACCAGCCGGGCGACGACTTGCGGCAGATGGACTGGGGCGCCGTGGCGCGCACGGGCGAGCTCATCCTCCGGGTGCGCCAGGACGAGGTGTCACCCCGGCTGGAGGTGGTGCTGGATGGCTCGCGCAGCATGGCGCTGTCGCCGCGCAAGGCGGGGTGCGCGCGGGAATTGGCCCTGCTGACCACCGAGGTGGGCGAGCGCGGGGGCCTGGGCCCCACGCTGCTGGTGGGAAGCGCCCGGCCCGAGCGGGTGCAGGGCCCGGTGTGTCGGGCGGCGCTGCGCGCGGTGGCCTTCGACGCGGGGGACGACTTGAACGCGGCGCTCAACCGGCTGCCGCCCCTGCGCCCGTGTGGCCTGCGGGTGGTGGTGAGCGACTTCCTCGTGGAGGCGCCCTTGCCGGCGCTCGTGGCGCGGCTGGCGCGCGGGGCGGCGGCGCTCTTCCTGGTGCAGGTGCTGGACGCGGAGGACCTGGCGCCCACGGGCGGGGAGGGCGCGCGGCTGGTGGACGCGGAGAGCGGCGCGGCCTTGGAGGAGCTGCTCACCGAGGACGTGCTGGCCGCCTACGCGCGGCGCTTCGCCGAGCACCAGAAGGCCCTGGGCGCGGCGGCGGCGCGGGCCCGGGCGGTGCACCTGGTGGCCCCGGCGCCCCAGTCCCTGCGCGCCCTG includes:
- a CDS encoding DNA/RNA non-specific endonuclease → MQLRPPRTSFVPPREVSVKVGNTVPAPGGSWARAAEKEVPIAELQRKFGWAEGSWQADLLRAADGAATSPGERRGNGGVSAAEVERYLAEPDDARFLTSAALQGQRAALDERLGGGRQAVAVDGFDSAWQNTVAHRADTLAGNGDGQVSRTELNAFLTDVKDGRVDGTAWMPDQREAVFASRIAESAGEADPLRPLGEGGGLSMVKEYMRTTMGDGTNVPTFVSYLLSAADIQETPAAVNRSESRFQPDPELGRDAVVDSDYTNTGYDRGHMKPADDSPTQEAMDESHLLSNVAPQHPDMNRQTWRTLEAAINDLVESTGGKASILTGNLYLDAQGKPLPPEARSTTGANARRIDVPTHQFKTVLLELPNGNLSMFAYVVPNIPNAPTKKSDITPFLEASRTSVDRIEELLGQDLYAQLPPDVQATLEKDTSARVRFRDASLYEAASLVWPQGGPRDNDAW
- a CDS encoding gamma-glutamylcyclotransferase; this translates as MSGPASSHSWFCFSLSLAPGLVRERLQGVLLPAVPEGELAEALDVELVYDVRAPDWDGRVARLVAAPGQRLAGRLRAVPPPFWPQVRALEEQLAQATHAHPVHVRTASGALVTAQAFTPPAPASPDRGPVSQDFLGALARAAAYARLPPPYVTRLQAEAQLVQTVQRAQTERPR
- the ileS gene encoding isoleucine--tRNA ligase gives rise to the protein MSPPAPLFTAVPAELDFPADERRVLSFWKERRIFERTLQGRDDAPSFVFYEGPPTANGLPHNGHVLTRVIKDLFPRYKSLQGYRVPRKAGWDTHGLPVEVEVEKELRIHGKAEIERYGVEPFTERCIESVFRYTSEWERLTERIGFWVDLPDAYVTYHRGYVESVWWALAELYRKGLLYRGHKIVWWWPQGGTALSSGEVGMGYRTVDDPSAYVALPLVDAPDTALVIWTTTPWTLPSNMFAAVNPGVDYVTVDAGERKLILAAALREELAKKLKKDLPVLATHKGSELVGRRYQPPYDVYARRVGDTRLPLAQGGTDTPAWRVIGADFVTLTSGTGIVHIAPSFGEDDYEAFRRERARFADPAAVEMFCAIRPDGTFGEDFPALTGRFVKDADKDIQRELKERGRLLLIEQYRHDYPFCWRADDDPLIQFARPAWYIRTTSVKDKAIANNRQVNWVPEHIKEGRFGDFLANNVDWALSRERYWGTPLPLWVHSETGEVEAHASLESLRAQPGNTLAAVEAELKAFLASKPDSAGAEHLIVHKPWIDKVTYEKPGTPGRFVRVPEVVDVWFDSGCMPFAQWGYPHAPGSHEKFTRAFPADFISEAIDQTRGWFYSLLMISTLVFDEETQQRQGITPARDFPLPYKNCIVLGHVSDKEGKKESKSKGNYTPPEIILDEVRMDFAVLDDARAGVPGVAGEALIAREDLEGLDLQEGVKLQVFRPDAPGNALTLTVKAHKKLKRRVVLLAAQDLAALGVKPSARGADVMPVEVPRLAAAERVVLKDPASKAPGADAFRWFFFAASPTWSNTRHSLSNVRLLQKDFQIKLRNVYSFFTIYANIDGFSPAQGNPEATEAPWRAIQKSTGWRPPAERPVLDRWILSEVQLALRDVTRALDAYHVYDAAQRLVALVDALSNWYLRRSRERFWAPGLEADKRDAYFTLYEVLTTLTALSAPFTPFFAEEMWGNLVRQPWPTSQPESVHLGRFPEPDTSLIDEALSTEMGAVRELVSLGLKVRTDNRLKVRQPLARVDVVLARRELQERVAGYEHLLADELNVHAVRFLEAGQEADVVRYKVRPNLRAMGSRLGPKLAPVRKAFDAADSRLLQGELAREGKVALTVNGEAMVFPAEELEVLVEANAGYAAAGSGVGVVVLHTELTEALVDEGLVRELLARVQAARKDLALGYTDRIRLWVDGDARVRKVTEEARELISRETLTAALHVGPEGFTTEEEVSLNGLPARVRVERA
- a CDS encoding ABC transporter permease yields the protein MSKTIGVGLVSETVLSRWGDRLNPLVVKEVRQGLRSRAFWAFFGLMLLACFGIALMAFISTLDEGGGLKPLGQGVFFAFFLCLAVVHFVVIPYTAYRSLAREREDDTWVLLVLTGLGPRRILRGKVASFLIQAGLYASAIGPFLLFSYYLNGIELPAILLVLALGASWLVFLTVVAVCAATFGDNRIGRALVHFALLGGLGLACVYGLTAAYVLSDEGLRAFSRERALVRFTLGFLWMMLTGGWLLFETAAARLSLPTENYTRGPRLALCVQTVLSALLVLGLWLEALPRSGAEDVGVLGCLYLTVCGLVLATDADGQARALRAATRPWSLLRPGALRGLRLAVVLLLGWGAFSALLYQLTPVGSSWHKTSLAGVLAPPVYGLLYLSLPLWLVRLMRVSPSASPLVVRVLFVLLVGLAGILPPLFALVVSGSASDTLINLLNPFLGLANFVEGDYHRMGAGTDWTLWTFMALLTGLSVFLADRALAAREREVHASAP
- a CDS encoding DUF58 domain-containing protein translates to MSAPPDFDEAEVGRLAPGLALALPRTPHRGRVGEVRAASAGASLELHDFRVYQPGDDLRQMDWGAVARTGELILRVRQDEVSPRLEVVLDGSRSMALSPRKAGCARELALLTTEVGERGGLGPTLLVGSARPERVQGPVCRAALRAVAFDAGDDLNAALNRLPPLRPCGLRVVVSDFLVEAPLPALVARLARGAAALFLVQVLDAEDLAPTGGEGARLVDAESGAALEELLTEDVLAAYARRFAEHQKALGAAAARARAVHLVAPAPQSLRALALGALRPLFLPAGGA